In Cytobacillus oceanisediminis, the following proteins share a genomic window:
- a CDS encoding penicillin-binding protein 1A: MTEKYQSREERRKQQSKPKKKGGKKGTGTFKRIFLILIALGIAGMLIGAGAFAFMVKDAPKLDEKLLKDPISSQIYDMEGEFITDVGSENRDYVAYEDIPKLVEDAFLATEDVRFYKHNGMDLIRLGGAVIANVTRGFGSEGASTITQQVVKNSFLNNEKTLSRKAQEAWLAFQLERKYTKQEIFEMYVNKIYMSEGHGVLTASKIFFGKELDELELHEAALLAGMPQSPNNYNPFKHPDQAEKRRNIVLSLMNQHGFITKEEMKAAQKVPVESTLVAEEKRETNESKYDSFIDVVLDEVEKKYPDLNPYSDGLKIYTTLDPNAQKHVEDILNTDAAVAYPDDEFQAGITLLDTKTGEIRAIGGGRNQEVKRGFNFAVDQKRHAGSTFKPIVDYGPAIEYLNWGTYHTIVDEPHTYSGGTKINNWDGKHMGPMSMREALARSRNIPALKTLQEVGTDKALEFTNKLGIPMEEMYESYSIGAYEVSSMQVAGAYSAFGNNGFYTEPHAIKQIEMRDGTKLDLKPESEVVMKDYTAFMISDMLKSAVKSSYGTGRLADVPGLPVAGKTGTTNYTDEQEQEFGIPRGAVPDAWFAGYTTNYTAAVWTGYQDRKNYIPAGDEQKIAQKLFSSLMAHVSEGKETEDFKVPNSVEKVAIEKGSNPAKLASQFTPKDQIIYEYAVKGNAPTQVSEKFDKLDSPSGLSANFDQETNEITLSWEYPEDAEGTQFEVTVSVNEGGDQQLSVTSEKGLKIANPQPGAVYTFKVTAFNGDQQSDPASVKVEIPDPSVIEEDDTEGEGQDGTGEEEQEGQEGQNGEDGQDGNQDGDGSGNGDGEGSGDGSGDGEGAGNGEGDGEGTGDGDTGTGEGNGTGTGGTGSGGNGTGSGSPGSSGSGNGSGT, encoded by the coding sequence ATGACTGAAAAATATCAATCAAGAGAGGAGCGCCGCAAACAGCAATCCAAGCCTAAAAAGAAGGGCGGGAAAAAAGGCACAGGCACTTTTAAACGTATTTTTCTTATTTTAATTGCCCTCGGAATTGCTGGAATGCTTATAGGAGCAGGCGCTTTTGCTTTTATGGTGAAAGACGCACCAAAACTTGATGAAAAATTGCTGAAGGATCCTATTTCTTCACAGATTTACGATATGGAGGGCGAATTCATTACAGATGTAGGCTCCGAAAACCGTGATTATGTCGCTTATGAAGATATACCAAAACTAGTGGAAGACGCCTTTTTGGCAACTGAGGATGTCCGCTTTTACAAACATAATGGCATGGACTTAATACGATTAGGCGGTGCAGTAATTGCCAACGTAACTCGCGGATTTGGTTCGGAAGGGGCAAGTACGATTACCCAGCAGGTGGTAAAGAACTCCTTCTTAAATAATGAAAAAACGCTGAGCAGGAAAGCTCAGGAAGCCTGGCTCGCCTTCCAGCTTGAGCGCAAGTATACAAAACAGGAAATCTTTGAAATGTATGTAAACAAGATTTATATGTCTGAAGGCCATGGAGTGCTGACGGCATCGAAAATTTTCTTTGGAAAAGAATTAGATGAGCTTGAGCTGCATGAAGCGGCCCTTCTGGCAGGTATGCCGCAAAGCCCGAACAATTATAATCCGTTTAAACATCCTGATCAAGCAGAAAAACGGAGAAATATAGTTCTTTCTCTTATGAATCAGCATGGTTTTATTACTAAAGAAGAAATGAAAGCAGCTCAAAAAGTTCCTGTGGAATCTACACTTGTGGCTGAGGAGAAAAGAGAAACAAACGAATCAAAATATGATTCTTTCATCGATGTTGTCTTGGATGAAGTAGAAAAGAAATACCCGGATCTTAATCCATATTCTGATGGATTAAAAATTTATACGACCCTGGATCCGAATGCACAGAAACACGTAGAAGACATCTTAAACACTGATGCAGCGGTAGCGTATCCAGATGACGAGTTCCAGGCGGGAATCACCCTGCTGGATACAAAAACTGGCGAAATCAGAGCAATTGGCGGAGGACGCAATCAGGAAGTAAAACGCGGATTTAATTTTGCCGTAGATCAAAAAAGACATGCTGGTTCAACTTTTAAACCTATTGTCGATTATGGACCAGCAATCGAGTATCTAAATTGGGGAACCTACCATACTATTGTTGACGAACCCCACACATATTCCGGCGGTACAAAAATCAATAACTGGGATGGAAAGCATATGGGCCCTATGTCGATGCGTGAAGCCCTTGCCCGTTCCCGTAATATCCCTGCCCTGAAAACACTTCAGGAAGTAGGAACTGATAAAGCTTTAGAATTTACCAATAAATTAGGCATCCCAATGGAAGAAATGTATGAGTCATATTCTATTGGCGCTTATGAGGTATCCTCTATGCAGGTAGCCGGCGCATACAGTGCATTTGGAAACAATGGCTTTTACACTGAGCCACATGCCATCAAGCAAATTGAAATGCGTGACGGCACAAAGCTTGATTTGAAACCTGAATCTGAAGTAGTAATGAAAGATTATACAGCATTTATGATCAGTGACATGCTGAAAAGTGCAGTTAAATCTTCTTATGGTACCGGCCGTCTGGCAGATGTTCCAGGATTGCCTGTAGCAGGAAAAACGGGGACTACAAACTACACCGATGAACAGGAACAGGAGTTTGGAATACCTAGAGGTGCTGTGCCTGATGCATGGTTTGCAGGATATACAACTAACTATACAGCGGCTGTCTGGACCGGCTATCAGGATAGAAAAAATTATATTCCTGCAGGCGATGAGCAAAAAATTGCTCAAAAACTTTTCAGCAGCTTAATGGCACATGTATCAGAAGGAAAAGAAACAGAAGACTTCAAGGTCCCTAATTCAGTTGAGAAAGTAGCCATTGAAAAAGGCAGCAATCCTGCCAAACTGGCAAGCCAATTCACGCCTAAGGACCAAATCATTTATGAGTATGCTGTAAAAGGCAATGCTCCGACACAAGTGTCTGAGAAGTTTGATAAACTGGACTCCCCTTCTGGCCTGTCAGCGAACTTTGACCAGGAGACAAATGAAATTACATTATCATGGGAATATCCAGAAGATGCAGAAGGCACTCAATTTGAAGTGACGGTATCCGTAAATGAAGGCGGAGATCAGCAGCTTAGCGTCACTTCTGAAAAAGGCTTAAAAATTGCCAACCCTCAGCCTGGAGCTGTGTATACCTTTAAAGTAACAGCATTTAACGGTGATCAGCAAAGTGATCCTGCTTCTGTAAAAGTAGAAATCCCTGATCCAAGCGTCATAGAAGAAGATGATACTGAAGGTGAAGGACAAGATGGAACTGGCGAAGAAGAACAGGAAGGTCAAGAAGGACAAAATGGTGAAGACGGCCAGGACGGAAACCAAGATGGCGACGGTTCTGGAAATGGTGATGGCGAAGGTTCCGGAGATGGCTCCGGAGATGGTGAAGGAGCCGGAAACGGTGAAGGTGATGGTGAAGGTACCGGAGATGGCGATACCGGTACCGGAGAAGGAAACGGAACGGGTACTGGAGGTACCGGCAGCGGCGGAAACGGCACTGGCAGCGGCTCTCCAGGCTCGAGCGGTTCTGGAAATGGATCTGGCACATAA
- a CDS encoding DUF2515 domain-containing protein: protein MFLPGKFLNSHEKKEQAIMDHIMKMTAKYNLDNISRTEAYFRFYKKHPEIRWAFLASMVSRNAGWNMCDLEGSCFPKLIGKKLRDMLYVTYERANWLIFQDAFPQLLLYHYSTKINRPMFHLLKIFRVSAFMEQEWLYFWKNRNKKRLMISLIINEQNVIQEPVMEHEIYKSKVFHTLLFSFQDYLHFSSVIFPTCKGELYGASVNGFRSVSKRIDLGKRLAEILFDTSYYEDVYEFASGTIHTGSRHDYEKYFKGRIRRTSPFLRCTYPIITHHIHQFNDWSEKKRIKSKWASESVVLKHPVHITKWYLHKQKQLHTAAKLGKLFRLLC, encoded by the coding sequence ATGTTTCTTCCTGGGAAATTTTTGAACAGCCATGAGAAAAAGGAACAGGCAATAATGGATCATATTATGAAGATGACAGCAAAATATAACCTGGACAATATTTCAAGAACGGAAGCATATTTCCGGTTTTATAAAAAGCATCCTGAGATACGCTGGGCGTTTCTTGCCTCCATGGTGTCTCGAAATGCCGGCTGGAATATGTGTGATCTTGAAGGAAGCTGTTTTCCTAAATTGATTGGAAAGAAATTGCGGGACATGCTTTATGTTACATATGAAAGGGCCAATTGGCTGATTTTTCAGGATGCATTTCCACAATTGCTCCTCTATCATTATTCGACGAAAATAAATAGGCCAATGTTTCATTTATTAAAAATTTTTCGTGTATCGGCATTTATGGAACAGGAGTGGCTATATTTCTGGAAAAATAGAAATAAAAAGAGGTTAATGATTTCACTGATTATCAATGAACAAAATGTTATTCAAGAGCCTGTGATGGAGCATGAAATTTATAAGAGTAAAGTTTTTCATACTTTGCTTTTTTCCTTTCAGGACTATCTTCATTTTAGTTCTGTAATCTTCCCTACTTGTAAAGGGGAATTATACGGGGCAAGTGTAAATGGTTTCCGCTCGGTGTCCAAAAGAATTGATCTTGGAAAACGGCTGGCAGAAATCTTATTTGACACCAGCTATTATGAGGACGTGTATGAATTTGCTTCGGGCACGATTCATACTGGTTCAAGGCATGATTATGAGAAATACTTTAAGGGAAGAATACGGAGAACCAGCCCTTTCCTACGCTGTACATACCCGATAATCACACATCACATTCATCAATTTAATGATTGGTCTGAAAAAAAACGCATAAAGAGTAAATGGGCATCAGAATCGGTTGTCCTAAAACACCCTGTCCATATTACAAAATGGTATTTGCATAAGCAGAAACAGCTTCATACTGCTGCGAAGCTGGGCAAATTATTTCGCTTGCTTTGTTAG
- a CDS encoding YppE family protein, with translation MVHENSLLQMTDKLLEYVEISDSRFKKVKESGEKGDFYHEVKPFADDVKSINDRWKEEALEWIGIHKPRNLYPQQIESAAEHIEMVSIQAFFPETSKTRFINYVNSAEYVLKQLIKLVGEEKKGT, from the coding sequence ATGGTTCATGAAAATTCCCTGCTGCAAATGACAGACAAGCTGCTTGAATATGTGGAAATCTCAGACAGCAGGTTTAAAAAGGTGAAGGAATCGGGTGAAAAGGGTGATTTTTATCATGAAGTCAAACCTTTTGCTGATGACGTTAAATCCATAAATGATAGATGGAAAGAAGAAGCTCTGGAGTGGATTGGCATTCATAAACCCCGAAATCTTTATCCTCAGCAGATTGAATCTGCTGCTGAACATATTGAAATGGTTTCCATTCAGGCATTTTTCCCTGAAACAAGCAAAACCAGGTTCATTAATTATGTTAATTCCGCCGAGTATGTCCTAAAGCAATTGATAAAATTAGTAGGTGAAGAAAAAAAGGGAACCTGA
- the recU gene encoding Holliday junction resolvase RecU, which yields MNFHYPNGRRYTPSANSANKLTPEKKWTYSNRGMTLEEDINETNEFYLEHGIATIHKKPTPVQIVQVDYPKRSAAVIKEAYFKQASTTDYNGVYKGRYIDFEAKETQNTTSFPLKNFHEHQVKHMEKVLAQQGICFVLLRFSATEEVFLLEAHHLLSYWERMKDGGRKSITKGEIEMHGHHIPLGFQPRIDYIKIIDYLYTLK from the coding sequence ATGAATTTCCATTATCCTAATGGCAGGAGATATACTCCATCTGCTAATAGCGCCAATAAATTAACACCAGAGAAGAAATGGACGTACAGCAATCGTGGAATGACACTGGAGGAAGATATAAATGAAACCAATGAATTCTATCTGGAACATGGAATAGCCACTATTCATAAAAAGCCTACTCCTGTTCAAATCGTCCAGGTCGATTATCCAAAGAGAAGTGCGGCCGTTATTAAAGAAGCATATTTCAAACAAGCTTCAACAACCGATTATAATGGTGTGTATAAAGGGAGATATATTGATTTTGAAGCAAAAGAAACTCAGAACACGACCTCCTTTCCTTTAAAGAATTTTCATGAACACCAGGTGAAGCACATGGAGAAGGTATTAGCCCAGCAAGGGATTTGTTTTGTTCTTCTCCGCTTCTCTGCTACCGAAGAAGTTTTCCTTTTAGAGGCACATCATTTGCTCTCATACTGGGAGAGAATGAAGGATGGGGGAAGAAAATCAATTACCAAGGGTGAAATCGAAATGCATGGCCATCACATTCCGCTTGGATTTCAGCCCAGAATTGACTATATTAAGATAATAGATTATCTTTATACCCTTAAATAA